The DNA segment TACTCCCTGTAAGAGTCCCAGCCTTTCCTAATGTTAAAATGCCTAGATTTGTACAGAAGGTGACTTAGTCATGTAATTTCTATAGTTGCTATTCAAATGGAGAAGTCTGGGTAAGAGCATGTTTTCTTGTTGGGGGAGGAGCTTTTCTTGTTCATGACatattatgtttatttttcagaatcAGCCCCACGTTTGCAGATGCTTATTCTAATATGGGAAACACTTTGAAGGAGATGCAGGATGTTCAAGGAGCTCTGCAGTGCTACACCCGTGCCATTCAGATAAACCCAGCTTTTGCTGATGCCCACAGCAACCTGGCCTCGATTCACAAGGTAGCACATGCCAGTGATTCACTCTTAGAACAGTGTGGTGGGGCACTGTGAGTAGTTATGCTGAGGATATTTTTACCTGCTGACTCATTCCTGTATCTTCACAGGATTCAGGGAATATACCAGAAGCCATTGCCTCTTACCGTACTGCTCTGAAACTGAAACCTGATTTCCCAGATGCCTATTGCAACTTGGCCCACTGTTTGCAGGTGAGGAAGATGGGGCTTTGATTGTGGTTCTTAGGATTCCTCTGCAGGAGATTACTAATTCAAATGTAAAGAGTTAGAAGTTCTCACTTCCATTTTTGGAAGAAACATTAATCTCAACCTCTGAAATAACTGATACAGGCTGGTGTAAGCTGTTGTCATaatctttgtttttcctccttttataGATTGTCTGTGACTGGACAGACTATGATGAAAGAATGAAGAAGCTGGTTAGCATCGTAGCTGATCAGCTGGACAAAAACAGACTGCCTTCTGTACACCCACATCATAGCATGCTGTATCCCCTTTCTCACAGTTTTAGGAAGGCAATTGCTGAGAGACATGGAAATCTCTGTTTGGACAAGGTAGGAAGTTCTGTACAGGCCAGTTGTTGACTGTTGATTGAAGTCCTTTGGGGCTTTGCCTGTTCCTACTCAAAATCTAATATTCAGATTTGTCAGTATTAGCCTTTGTAAGCTTTCTGAGTCACTGACATGTGAAGAGGTGGGAGGTAATGTTCATAGCTATTAGTGCTTGTGATTTTTGAGGCAGACTACTTGTGCAGGTTGCCATTTATAATTGAAAATGTGCTGTCAGCTGGTGGGGGTCCAGTTAACTAATGGAAGATAACACTTTGTCAGAGTGACTTGTCTGAGTAGCCTAATAATCCTGTCAGAGGTAGTGGTTGCAAGCTGATGCCTGGGCAAGATGGAGAGCAAAGAACAGAACAAATGCTCTGATGCTTTACAGCAATGCTGTTCTGGTTACCAGTGTGTTGTGGTTTGAGACCTTCCTGAGGATCATGTGTGGTATCAGGATATTTAATAATTGGGATGGAATGCTTAAACTGttagaaaagcagaaatgtgGTAGTGATGTCTGTATTTGTCTGAGAGCAGAGACATCCCATCTTGTGACACAGTGTGTGGGCACTGCACTTGGCTCCAGGGGAATACGTAGAGCACAGGTTTGGAACAGCAGATGTCCATGACTGCTTGAATGTGGGATAAGGTTAATTCTGCAGCCTCCTAGGGGGGTTTGTCCCTTTGTTTAGATTTTAGTTCCTGTGTTGTTAAACACTTGTGTGTTTTCTGGCAGATTAATGTTCTTCACAAGCCACCATATGAGCATCCCAAGGATTTGAAGGCCAGTGAAGGTCGACTTCGTATTGGCTACGTGAGCTCTGATTTTGGAAACCATCCAACCTCACACCTAATGCAGTCAATTCCAGGCATGCATAACCCAGACAAATTcgaggtaaaaataaaaatggcatGCTTAAAGCTTTAAATATGCCAATAAgtggcattttttttccatggtgCAAGCAATTAAACAAGGAAAGAGCaaatttttgtttcttgggtttgttttttgatgGGCTGAAGAGTTCTTCAGCCTGAGTCATCCTCCTTTACCAATACGAAGTGCTGTTTTCAGATACACTTGTGGTTTCCTACTTGGGAGAACCAGTCACTGTTAAAAAGCTTCCCTGAGGCTTAGCTTGTCTATTCAACCTGATTCATAGTTATGATTCTCACTAATTACAAAGTCAGAGGTGACTTGAAGGCATTCTTAGAGATCTCATTCTTATGCAGATCTGTCTGTTAAGGTTATTTTGCCTTGCACTGATGAGAGCAGTGGATATATGTCTGTGCAGGATGCAGTGCCATTCTCTGGCACAGAACTAGGCCTGGTTCAAATGTGTCAAAAAATGGCCGTGCCTCTTTCTTGACTTCTTTCTCAATTGGTAAATGCCATGTAAATTAACTATGATTTGTGTGAAACTAGTTGTAATTTAAAGTTGTACAGTTATTTTATGGACAAGTTGTCATAGACAGTCATTTTTGGTGCCTCATATTTTAGGTATTCTGTTATGCCCTGAGTCCTGATGATGGGACAAACTTCCGTGTAAAAGTGATGGCTGAAGCAAATCATTTCATTGACTTATCTCAGGTGAGCTTGTTTTATGCATTGACCTTTTAGCAGACCTGGATTTTTCTAAATTAAGAAAGAGATGAATCTGTAGTTTGAGATTCTTAGTTGCAATTATTTCTTGAATTAGACTGATGCTAGTCTTGAGAATTTGAAATTTGTAGATTTATTGGCATTCTGCCCTACCTGGGTTGAGGTGGTTATCTTGTGACCTGATTATTAAAAAGTAACATCAGTATTTAATAACTCTAACATTAAGGCTCAAGATAAGTCATATTTAAATGTCACGGAGAAGTCAAGATGTCACAACTGAAAATACATTTAAGCTTGCCTTAGGTTCAGTGTGAAAACTGACCAGGATTTCAGTATACACAGAAGTCAAGGCAAAACCCTGTAGTGTAGTTAACTGGCTTATTCTTGATCTTCATTTTGTTCTTCTGTACCTTAGTTTGTGAACGTGCCACTTGCCCTATGTGAGCTTTAATTACTAATTAGCCTTAGAGGAGTGGGTGTGGGGGAGGGTGTTCTGGTTTGTATAGCCTCAGTTTCTAGCCTTTAGCTTTTGTTTTACTGCTACTCAGCTCTACTCCTGCATTGAGGATTTATGCTTCTGTAAAACCAGGATTAACAAGATTTAAGTCTCACTTAAATCGAATTATGCAGTTGGCATCTGTCCAGTGTTACACTGATGACTAACCACATTTATTACTGGAAGCCTGAAAACAAACAGAGcatgtatttatgtatttatttctttattcttaGATACCATGtaatggaaaagcagcagacCGCATCCATCAGGACGGGATTCACATTCTCATTAACATGAATGGCTACACCAAAGGAGCCCGAAATGAATTGTTTGCCCTGAGACCAGCACCTATCCAGGTAACTTCAGTTACAGGGCTCTTAGTAAACCAGAATCAATGTCAGAGTTTTTTGGGAAGATTTTTTGACTAAGGATTTTCTAAAATTCCTATGGAAAGAGAATGAGAGGAAGCTTAATCAGAGTCATTCTGAGACAACAGGAGTTGTCTCAGGTGAGAGAAGCTGTAATCACTGATGGTTGGCTTCAAGCTGCACATTGTGGGGAAAATTTGCTCAAGAGATCAATTTTAGAGCATGTTTGAGCTGTTCACTGTCTTGGTATAGAAAGTTTGGAGTTAGAGATTGATCTTCAGTTGGTAAAGCAGAAAAGCAACTTGAACCTGTATGTAACAAATATAAgttaaaattgatttttaacTCTTTGTTTTTGCAATGCACATGGAACTGAAGCCTTGCTTTCTTGTTTTTTAGGCAATGTGGCTAGGGTATCCTGGAACCAGTGGGGCATTGTTCATGGATTATATCATCACAGATAAAGAAACTTCACCAGTTGAGGTGGCTGAGCAGTATTCAGAGAAATTAGCTTACATGCCAAACACTTTCTTTATTGGAGACCATGCCAACATGTTCCCCCATCTGAAGGTACGTTGGAAGATAGGGCAAGAAAAGTAGGTGTTTTCCATAGGTGTCTTTATGAAATGGCACTTGGTATAGCATTGGTGAGGGATCTTGTAACTTCTtgatattttctcttttgacAGAAAAAAGCAGTAATTGATTTCAAGTCCAATGGTCATATTTATGATAACAGGATTGTTTTGAATGGCATTGACTTGAAGGCATTCCTGGACAGCCTTCCTGATGTCAAGATCGTTAAGGTGAGAGCTGCTCTTGTCTGTGTACAGTCCTGGGGACTGCAGGTGGAGCTCCCTCTGATCCCTGTGTGATTTGTCTCAGATGAAGTGTCCTGACAGTTGTGACAACGCCGATGGCAACGCCGCCCTCAGCATGCCAGTGATCCCAATGAACACCATTGCAGAGGCTGTGATTGAGATGATAAATCGTGGGCAGATTCAGATTACCATCAATGGCTTCAACATCAGTAATGGATTAGCAACTACTCAGGTGAGGCACTTCAGGACACTTCTCTTGGTGTTTGTGTTATATATGTATGTTTTCATAtaaaacaatgaagaaaaatctcCAAGCAAATGTGTTTTCTGTCATGTTGATTCCTTTAGTTGTCATACTGAAGGAAGCTCATTATAAGCCACAGATGTACTGGAAGATGATCTTCCCCCCAAAGATAGAGGAATTGTATCTAGAGGTATCTAAAGTCCAAAGAAATTCTTTCTTGTTGCATTAAGAAGATATTTGCTTGTTGTGAATTTGAAGGCAAGATTTCCTTATTGCCTGCAGCCTACCAAGATTTGTGACCTGTTACTCAGTGTCAGTTGTATTTTTCTGTTAGAAAAAAATTGCTGAGTAGAGGTGAAGTTATTCCACCGTATTTCAACAACATTTATTCATTTCCTTACACCTTTCAGAGTTTTGCACTGTATTAGCACCTCTCAGTGCTTAACAGTTCATGGGATTTTAGTGACAGTTACTGGTGTTGTTTAACTTTCCTTCCTCTGCAGAAcagttttttcctttcagaaatgcCATATACTGACGTTAGCATAACTCGTTATCTTGTGAATTTTATTCAGTTTACAGTCGCTCAGGAACCTCTTTTACATCGTTTTGATACCTTTTATTACCACTGCTCTGTTCATAATCTCATAGCTTGGTTTATTTTTGAGTTCTTCACAACTGAGACTCTTCTTTGAGTTAGTAATAGTTTGTCTTAGTTTGATCAGTAATGCTGTTAGCAATTTTTCTGAAGTTGTCGTCTGAGAATCGTAGAGGATTCTTGTCTTAACATTCCACCACTGAGATGAAGCACTCTCAGCTCTGTCTATGCACTACTAAAACAGGATTACTAAAACAGGATTTTTTGAGGTCTCAGTGATCTGAATGAGTATTATATTTACCAGCTTCTGTTGAGCTGTTGTGCATCTTGTAACAGTCAGTGACAGTGAGTCATTGTCATTCACATGAAGTGTGCCATcagtggctggctgcagtgccactgtctaaatttttaatgaatatgtatataaaaatacacataTATAAGGAAAAAGGCTCTAAGTAGCTGTGTTGCCCTCTCTGTTTATCTGGTTTTGATCCCATCATGAcatgtcattaaaaaaaaaattaaaattcctgCTTCCATTTTACTAATCCTCAAGACTTGCATGGTAACTTGATTATTCCGACTTCATCCTCTGCTCTTTTTTATTAGCATTTTCCTATTCTTTGTGAAGGCTTTTTAAACGTTTGTCATTAACTCTTCTtgttttcagcattttctttgtCAACTGGTTCCTTACAGTCTTATCAGTTACATACAAGTCTGCTTCTATTGATTATCTGTTCTGTGCCTACTGTGTTCtatcttaaaaaagaaaaacacacacagaaaacccacccaaaaataAACCACgaaaatccaaacaaaccaaaccccagCTTTGCTTTCTAAATACCTTTTTATTCTGtctttcagttttaatttcatttttagtcTCAAGGAAATTACATGACCTTAAGGAGGGTAGGAGTCTGTGTGTAATGCCTCTTTATATGATTCTTCTTTCCAATTATTCCAGTTACTTGGAATTTCGGGGAGATATAGGAAGGGCATAAAAGTGCCCAGTGTTTTTTGCCTTGGTGGTTGCAACATTGTGGCATCCACAAGCGTGTACACATACCAGTTAAATTCTTGCTGTGGGTAAGTAGACAACTTTGTTTTGTATCATAAAACCAAAGACATGTTTACAGTAATTTATTACGCTAACAAATGTGTCTCAAGACAATTCCACAGGGCATGGTCTTGTTTCCTGCAGTTTCAGTGTTtcaatagctttttttttctttttcttttagataAACAACAAAGCAGCAACTGGTGAAGAAGTTCCACGGACTATAATTGTTACTACCCGTTCTCAGTACGGCTTACCAGAGGATGCTGTTGTGTACTGCAACTTCAATCAGCTCTACAAGATTGATCCTTCCACCTTGCAGATGTGGGCTAATGTGAGTATCTGTATCCAGTAGGAAATCCTGGCAAAGCTGTTCAGGGTAGCAGAAACTTCATGCAGGTTAACTTCTCTCTGGAAAACATTGACTTTGGGCCATTTGAATCCTTACAGTGCTCAAGTTGCAGGCCTTAGTGTTAGTAGCATATAGAGGGTGTTAGATGCATTTCAAATTATATCTGTGTATCTAGCCAGTGAAATTTATGTTTGGGACAGCTTAAGTATGCTGGTTCTCCATTGTGAAATAAATTTGGATTTCCTTAGTTTATGCAATTGAGTTATAACTGGCCTCGGCAGCTGGTACATTGATAAATCTGAGTGAGGAGCATTTGTATCAGATTCCAACTTACAGTGTATTGTATAAATGAGATCATAAAGTTCAGTGCTTACTCTCTTAAGGAACTGCTCTGTACACTGTTGCTCAGAGTTGCTGTCTCTTTATGTGGGATCAGAAATGCAATCCCAGTGATTTCCTTCATAATGGTGATCTCTTTAATTTCTGCTCTATATCTCAAAGAATGATGATGCCTTCCACTTCATTTTAGTATGTGGCAATTTCTTGCTCAGAAAAGTAAATGTTCCTCTATGAACTTCctgtattttcttcttatttttgttGCAGATCCTAAAAAGAGTTCCCAACagtgtgctgtggctgctgcgTTTCCCAGCTGTAGGAGAGCCCAACATCCAGCAGTATGCACAAAACTTGGGCCTTGCCCAAAACCGAATCATCTTTTCACCTGTTGCCCCCAAAGAAGAGCATGTGAGGAGAGGGCAGTTGGCTGATGTTTGTCTGGACACTCCCCTCTGCAATGGGCACACAACTGGCATGGatgtgctctgggctgggactCCAATGGTCACTATGCCAGGTAATGCAGAGGGGAGCCCACATTGAATACAGGGGTTGGAGCATCAGTAGCTTTTTAGTAACAGCAAACACATCAAACTGTGCCTTTTGTAGAGGCAGAAGGAAAGTAGCTCCTAGCTCCTGTGTCCTAAGTTACTTGATAAACTCATTCctggttgtttttgttggttttgatttgtctcttgtttccttttcttcaggGGAGACTCTTGCCTCACGAGTTGCTGCCTCACAGCTCACTTGCCTGGGTTGTCTCGAGCTCATTGCAAAAAGCAGACAGGAGTATGAGGATATTGCTGTGAAACTGGGAACTGACCTGGAATAGTAAGCAAACTTGGATGCTGTAATGTGGGAACATTTAGAATGCAGAGTACTGTATTTGGGCACAATGCTGAGACATCAGTAGTTTTAATCCTGCAGATATTTTATATGTCAAATAGCTGGGCAATCCTCTTCTAGAGGTGCCTTGTGTTGCAGTTGAGTCAGCTTCTGCTTTTATGGTAACTTAACAGCACTCCCAATTGAGTAACAATTCTGAAGAAAATGCTTATGTGCGAAAGTGCAACACAGATCACATTTTGGTCTTTTTAAATGGAAGATTAAGCAGTTTGTCacttcaaattaaaataatgctGTGAAGTGTTACTGCACTGCAGACAATGCAGCGAGTTAATGTTGCAGCTCTTCTGATTTGAAGTGGTCATGCTGGTCTGTATCAGAAATGAGAGGAGATGGAAGAGGAATTTGGTGGAGGTGGGGGAGCAGGTGTTTTTGAAACAGTTGTACAGGCAGTTCTGGGTTAGCTGGAAACAGCAGGTTTCAGAGGTAAACACGATGTGTTGTTTGGAACATCTCATGACTGCTTTAACTCTCCTTTGTAGCCTGAAAAAAATCCGTGGCAAAGTGTGGAAGCAGAGGATATCCAGCCCTCTGTTCAACACGAAGCAGTACACGATGGACCTGGAGAGGCTGTACCTGCAGATGTGGGATCACTGTGCTGCAGGCAACAAGCCCGACCACATGATCAAACCTGCTGAGGCCAGCGAGTCTGCATGAGGAGACACTGCCCTGCCCGCCAGGAACTCGCCAGGAACTGAGCCTCTCCAACACTTGTGCAGAGATGATGAGCTAAAAACTGTGCATTTCTACTTAATCTGCCTGGTACTCTGTGGCTGAAGTAATACATGATGGTGATTAAAGCACAGCCAGACTTATTTCTTGCATGATAGGGAAAGACTCAATAGAGCCTGGGATCCTTTTATTCCATGAGGAATTTGAATGGGATTGAGCCGTGTACATGTGagcctgtgtgtgtgagtgacaAAGTGGTTGCTGGGGGAAGTTTGAACTGCCCGACCAGTTTATGATATCAT comes from the Passer domesticus isolate bPasDom1 chromosome 7, bPasDom1.hap1, whole genome shotgun sequence genome and includes:
- the OGT gene encoding UDP-N-acetylglucosamine--peptide N-acetylglucosaminyltransferase 110 kDa subunit isoform X1, yielding MATSVGNVADSTEPTKRMLSFQGLAELAHREYQAGDFEAAERHCMQLWRQEPDNTGVLLLLSSIHFQCRRLDRSAHFSTLAIKQNPLLAEAYSNLGNVYKERGQLQEAIEHYRHALRLKPDFIDGYINLAAALVAAGDMEGAVQAYVSALQYNPDLYCVRSDLGNLLKALGRLEEAKACYLKAIETQPNFAVAWSNLGCVFNAQGEIWLAIHHFEKAVTLDPNFLDAYINLGNVLKEARIFDRAVAAYLRALSLSPNHAVVHGNLACVYYEQGLIDLAIDTYRRAIELQPHFPDAYCNLANALKEKGSVVEAEECYNTALRLCPTHADSLNNLANIKREQGNIEEAVRLYRKALEVFPEFAAAHSNLASVLQQQGKLQEALMHYKEAIRISPTFADAYSNMGNTLKEMQDVQGALQCYTRAIQINPAFADAHSNLASIHKDSGNIPEAIASYRTALKLKPDFPDAYCNLAHCLQIVCDWTDYDERMKKLVSIVADQLDKNRLPSVHPHHSMLYPLSHSFRKAIAERHGNLCLDKINVLHKPPYEHPKDLKASEGRLRIGYVSSDFGNHPTSHLMQSIPGMHNPDKFEVFCYALSPDDGTNFRVKVMAEANHFIDLSQIPCNGKAADRIHQDGIHILINMNGYTKGARNELFALRPAPIQAMWLGYPGTSGALFMDYIITDKETSPVEVAEQYSEKLAYMPNTFFIGDHANMFPHLKKKAVIDFKSNGHIYDNRIVLNGIDLKAFLDSLPDVKIVKMKCPDSCDNADGNAALSMPVIPMNTIAEAVIEMINRGQIQITINGFNISNGLATTQINNKAATGEEVPRTIIVTTRSQYGLPEDAVVYCNFNQLYKIDPSTLQMWANILKRVPNSVLWLLRFPAVGEPNIQQYAQNLGLAQNRIIFSPVAPKEEHVRRGQLADVCLDTPLCNGHTTGMDVLWAGTPMVTMPGETLASRVAASQLTCLGCLELIAKSRQEYEDIAVKLGTDLEYLKKIRGKVWKQRISSPLFNTKQYTMDLERLYLQMWDHCAAGNKPDHMIKPAEASESA
- the OGT gene encoding UDP-N-acetylglucosamine--peptide N-acetylglucosaminyltransferase 110 kDa subunit isoform X2, whose protein sequence is MATSVGNVADSTGLAELAHREYQAGDFEAAERHCMQLWRQEPDNTGVLLLLSSIHFQCRRLDRSAHFSTLAIKQNPLLAEAYSNLGNVYKERGQLQEAIEHYRHALRLKPDFIDGYINLAAALVAAGDMEGAVQAYVSALQYNPDLYCVRSDLGNLLKALGRLEEAKACYLKAIETQPNFAVAWSNLGCVFNAQGEIWLAIHHFEKAVTLDPNFLDAYINLGNVLKEARIFDRAVAAYLRALSLSPNHAVVHGNLACVYYEQGLIDLAIDTYRRAIELQPHFPDAYCNLANALKEKGSVVEAEECYNTALRLCPTHADSLNNLANIKREQGNIEEAVRLYRKALEVFPEFAAAHSNLASVLQQQGKLQEALMHYKEAIRISPTFADAYSNMGNTLKEMQDVQGALQCYTRAIQINPAFADAHSNLASIHKDSGNIPEAIASYRTALKLKPDFPDAYCNLAHCLQIVCDWTDYDERMKKLVSIVADQLDKNRLPSVHPHHSMLYPLSHSFRKAIAERHGNLCLDKINVLHKPPYEHPKDLKASEGRLRIGYVSSDFGNHPTSHLMQSIPGMHNPDKFEVFCYALSPDDGTNFRVKVMAEANHFIDLSQIPCNGKAADRIHQDGIHILINMNGYTKGARNELFALRPAPIQAMWLGYPGTSGALFMDYIITDKETSPVEVAEQYSEKLAYMPNTFFIGDHANMFPHLKKKAVIDFKSNGHIYDNRIVLNGIDLKAFLDSLPDVKIVKMKCPDSCDNADGNAALSMPVIPMNTIAEAVIEMINRGQIQITINGFNISNGLATTQINNKAATGEEVPRTIIVTTRSQYGLPEDAVVYCNFNQLYKIDPSTLQMWANILKRVPNSVLWLLRFPAVGEPNIQQYAQNLGLAQNRIIFSPVAPKEEHVRRGQLADVCLDTPLCNGHTTGMDVLWAGTPMVTMPGETLASRVAASQLTCLGCLELIAKSRQEYEDIAVKLGTDLEYLKKIRGKVWKQRISSPLFNTKQYTMDLERLYLQMWDHCAAGNKPDHMIKPAEASESA